A genomic window from Pocillopora verrucosa isolate sample1 chromosome 7, ASM3666991v2, whole genome shotgun sequence includes:
- the LOC136282412 gene encoding uncharacterized protein gives MGIVQYLQVVLFVFSLTLSTEAQEKVTCQNFKFAIDRDVIHNQILEGHVFEKLTVPKAIDCYLKCKDDCLCVSMNYFPLSKENNCELNNANKDMEPAAMKWRQGGNYYDLVRSYTVKGGGKYAPEKHHCINRCCRTNPCLNGGVCQEICDTHSTRFNCTCPNTYSGQRCEKMKHPRSCKDIAKNGASTSGKYDIYDSSNKRFSVYCDLQSEPDFAWTLIQSLSLSKRNAFNYTGFGKNFEIDIEVGEVNWNEFRLSLSQMQYLANHSTHLRATCNFSTDGLQYTDYARAKLAGHDIFGTWNTCQMYEYVNIRGINCSNCTALTKQQEDVSWHIRSYNSTQFGCEFNGKPGGVPDEKNFGKFHNKYINLDHRCSFSPASTTQHWFGAKCDV, from the exons ATGGGCATCGTACAATATCTCCAAGTCGTGCTATTTGTATTCAGTTTGACCCTCTCCACTGAGGCACAGGAAAAAGTTACTTGTCAAAACTTTAAGTTTGCTATCGATCGCGATGTCATCCATAACCAAATTCTTGAGGGTCACGTGTTTGAAAAATTGACAGTTCCAAAGGCCATTGACTGTTACTTGAAGTGCAAAGATGACTGCTTGTGTGTATCCATGAATTATTTCCCTCTgtccaaagaaaacaattgtgaGCTCAACAACGCTAACAAAGACATGGAGCCAGCGGCGATGAAATGGAGGCAAGGgggaaattattatgatttggtGAGAAGCTACACGGTGAAG GGTGGAGGCAAATACGCACCAGAGAAGCATCATTGCATCAACAGATGCTGCCGCACCAATCCTTGTCTCAATGGAGGAGTATGTCAGGAGATTTGTGACACTCATAGCACCAGGTTTAACTGTACCTGTCCTAACACATACTCTGGTCAGCGGTGTGAGAAGATGAAACATCCGAGAAGCTGCAAAGACATAGCTAAGAACGGTGCCTCGACATCAGGAAAATACGACATCTACGATTCAAGCAATAAACGgttttctgtttactgtgaCTTGCAGTCTGAACCCGACTTTGCATGGACGTTAATACAATCGTTATCCTTGTCCAAGAGAAATGCCTTCAATTATACTGGGTTTGGCAAAAACTTTGAGATTGATATTGAAGTGGGGGAAGTTAATTGGAACGAGTTCCGACTATCCTTATCACAGATGCAGTATCTTGCTAATCACTCCACACATCTGAGAGCAACTTGTAACTTTTCTACGGATGGTCTGCAGTATACGGACTACGCACGCGCTAAGCTGGCAGGTCATGACATTTTTGGTACCTGGAACACCTGCCAGATGTACGAATATGTCAATATCCGAGGAATCAATTGTTCTAATTGCACCGCCCTCACAAAACAGCAGGAAGATGTGTCCTGGCACATAAGGAGTTACAATAGCACACAATTCGGATGTGAATTTAATGGAAAACCAGGTGGAGTGCccgatgaaaaaaatttcggaaaatttcacaacaagTATATAAATCTGGATCACCGGTGCTCGTTTTCTCCTGCTTCTACAACGCAGCATTGGTTTGGAGCTAAATGTGACGTGTAA